The proteins below come from a single Pseudarthrobacter sp. SSS035 genomic window:
- the ybaK gene encoding Cys-tRNA(Pro) deacylase, with protein MGHKSSSNGTPATAALAAAGVPFVLHPYAHDPSAASYGTEAAGALGIAPETVFKTLMVEVEGRLAVGVVPVSGNLDLKAFAAALGARKASMADPAAAERRTGYVLGGISPLGQRQSSPTVVDSSALNLGTMLVSGGKRGLDVELAPADLIRLTSAVTAAIGTRTP; from the coding sequence TTGGGACACAAAAGTTCTTCAAACGGAACGCCGGCCACAGCCGCACTGGCTGCAGCCGGCGTTCCTTTTGTGCTGCATCCGTATGCCCACGATCCTTCAGCGGCCAGCTACGGCACGGAAGCCGCCGGAGCCCTGGGCATCGCTCCGGAGACGGTCTTCAAGACCCTCATGGTGGAAGTGGAGGGCCGGCTGGCCGTGGGGGTTGTGCCGGTCAGCGGAAACCTTGACCTGAAGGCATTCGCGGCCGCCCTGGGCGCCAGGAAGGCTTCGATGGCAGATCCTGCGGCTGCTGAACGCCGCACGGGCTACGTCCTGGGCGGGATCTCGCCGCTGGGCCAGCGCCAGTCATCACCCACGGTGGTGGACAGCAGCGCCCTCAATCTGGGAACGATGCTGGTTTCCGGTGGCAAACGCGGCCTGGACGTTGAGCTTGCGCCGGCCGACCTCATCCGGCTGACGTCCGCGGTGACAGCCGCCATCGGCACCCGCACGCCTTAG
- a CDS encoding sulfurtransferase, which produces MSYAVEQNEKFAAYASPERLVSTEWLAAALQGGALADGKLVVVESDEDVLLYETGHIPGSVKIDWHTDLNDDVTRDYVNGEAFSALAAAKGISRDTTVVIYGDKSNWWAAYALWVFTLFGHEDVRLLDGGRDKWIAEGRDLTTERTTPAPGDYPVVERNDAPIRAFKEDVLAHFGKPLIDVRSPEEYTGQRTHMPAYPEEGALRGGHIPTAASIPWARAAAPDGTYRSREELEALYLGEAGLTAGDDVVAYCRIGERSSHTWFALKYLLGFDTVRNYDGSWTEWGNAVRVPIAKGTERGTVPA; this is translated from the coding sequence ATGTCCTACGCAGTTGAACAGAACGAGAAGTTCGCCGCCTACGCCAGCCCGGAGCGTCTGGTGTCCACCGAATGGCTCGCAGCCGCCCTCCAAGGCGGCGCCTTGGCGGACGGAAAGTTGGTGGTGGTCGAGTCCGACGAGGATGTCCTCCTTTACGAGACCGGCCATATCCCCGGATCAGTCAAAATCGACTGGCACACGGACCTTAACGATGATGTGACCCGCGATTACGTGAACGGTGAGGCGTTCTCCGCCCTGGCCGCTGCCAAGGGCATCTCCCGTGACACCACGGTGGTCATCTACGGGGACAAGTCCAACTGGTGGGCCGCCTATGCGCTCTGGGTCTTTACCCTGTTCGGCCACGAGGACGTCCGGCTGCTCGACGGCGGCCGGGACAAGTGGATCGCCGAAGGCCGTGACCTGACCACGGAGCGGACCACCCCGGCGCCCGGCGACTATCCGGTGGTGGAGCGCAACGACGCCCCCATCCGCGCGTTCAAGGAAGATGTGCTGGCACACTTCGGCAAGCCGCTCATTGACGTCCGCTCCCCCGAGGAATACACCGGCCAGCGGACCCACATGCCGGCCTACCCGGAGGAAGGTGCGCTCCGCGGCGGACACATTCCCACGGCAGCATCCATCCCCTGGGCGCGTGCCGCTGCGCCGGACGGAACGTACCGCAGCCGGGAAGAGCTCGAGGCCCTCTACCTGGGCGAGGCCGGGCTGACCGCAGGCGATGACGTGGTGGCCTACTGCCGCATCGGCGAGCGTTCCAGCCACACCTGGTTCGCGCTCAAGTACCTGCTGGGCTTTGACACTGTCCGGAACTACGACGGCTCCTGGACAGAGTGGGGCAACGCCGTCCGGGTTCCCATCGCCAAGGGTACGGAACGCGGCACGGTCCCGGCGTAA
- a CDS encoding S9 family peptidase: MSLRAKWALGGVIGGGALAGLLATGSSALALYFARRVITPVRQRTADQEVLAVLREGGGRQVILTATPETTVEGVYGLFFDGGKGHARIGRIVSYSPADGTVLREVEAVYTGDLDTARRGWWSGALYPDPATAGFAAEDVHIDVDGGTAPAWLVRAGGPARTWAVMVHGRGATRQEALRAVGPALELGLTSLLVSYRNDGLAPSAEDGRYGLGSTEWHDVEAAIEFALAHGAEEIVLFGWSMGGAICLQTADLSPHRQLIRAMVLDAPVINWVNVLAHHAQINRIPSLVGRYGQLMLGHPVGRRLTGLAAPVDLKAMDWVARAVEVRTPTLIIHSVDDEYVPYEPSALLAERNPDMVTFETFNHARHTKEWNVDPERWENLIKAWLRPQLAPRLNPGQNR, translated from the coding sequence ATGTCGCTGCGCGCCAAATGGGCGCTCGGCGGCGTCATTGGCGGCGGGGCCCTTGCAGGCCTGCTGGCCACCGGCTCCTCCGCGCTGGCGCTTTATTTTGCCCGGCGTGTGATCACTCCCGTCCGGCAGCGGACGGCGGACCAGGAAGTCCTCGCCGTGCTCCGGGAAGGAGGCGGCCGCCAGGTCATCCTGACAGCCACTCCGGAGACGACTGTGGAGGGCGTCTATGGGTTGTTTTTCGACGGCGGGAAGGGGCACGCCCGGATCGGGCGGATCGTGTCCTATTCGCCGGCGGACGGCACGGTCCTGCGCGAAGTGGAAGCCGTCTATACCGGCGATCTTGATACGGCCCGCCGCGGATGGTGGAGCGGTGCGCTCTACCCGGATCCCGCCACCGCCGGCTTTGCGGCGGAGGACGTGCACATAGACGTCGACGGCGGCACAGCACCGGCGTGGCTGGTCCGGGCCGGCGGACCTGCCCGTACCTGGGCAGTCATGGTTCACGGCCGCGGGGCCACCCGCCAGGAGGCCCTCCGTGCCGTAGGCCCCGCCCTCGAACTGGGGCTCACCAGCCTGCTGGTCTCTTACCGCAATGACGGGTTGGCGCCGTCGGCCGAGGATGGCCGGTACGGCCTGGGATCCACGGAATGGCATGACGTGGAGGCGGCCATCGAGTTCGCCCTGGCCCACGGCGCCGAGGAAATTGTCCTCTTCGGCTGGTCCATGGGCGGCGCCATCTGCCTGCAGACGGCCGATCTCTCGCCTCACCGTCAACTGATCCGGGCCATGGTCCTGGACGCGCCCGTTATCAACTGGGTCAATGTGCTGGCCCACCATGCGCAGATCAATCGCATTCCGTCCCTCGTGGGCCGCTACGGGCAGCTGATGCTGGGCCACCCCGTGGGCCGGAGGCTCACCGGCCTTGCCGCGCCCGTGGACCTCAAGGCCATGGACTGGGTGGCGCGCGCCGTCGAAGTCCGGACGCCCACGCTGATCATCCACAGCGTTGATGACGAGTACGTTCCCTATGAACCCTCCGCGCTCCTGGCGGAGCGGAATCCAGACATGGTCACATTCGAAACGTTCAACCACGCCAGGCATACCAAGGAGTGGAATGTCGATCCCGAGCGCTGGGAGAACCTGATCAAGGCGTGGCTTCGGCCCCAGTTGGCTCCGCGTCTTAATCCGGGGCAGAACCGCTAA
- a CDS encoding antitoxin, with amino-acid sequence MGLIDDLKGKAQGLIRGNEQAIKDGITKAGDFVDSKTGGKYAGHVDKVQEGASKLVDKNDGTPGVAPATEQTPPVNPVPPVDKAP; translated from the coding sequence GTGGGACTGATTGACGATCTTAAGGGCAAGGCTCAGGGTCTCATCCGCGGCAACGAGCAGGCCATCAAGGACGGCATCACGAAAGCCGGCGATTTCGTCGACTCAAAGACCGGCGGTAAGTACGCCGGTCACGTGGACAAAGTCCAGGAGGGCGCTTCCAAGCTCGTTGACAAGAACGACGGAACACCCGGCGTAGCGCCTGCCACCGAGCAGACTCCGCCAGTCAACCCGGTTCCGCCGGTTGACAAGGCTCCGTAA
- the zapE gene encoding cell division protein ZapE: MVQIEQLAARTPAVSVDELLKGFYPSPRFGQVSFASYRPDLNQPSQAAAVKALEGFAGGVGAGDGDGLFKKLFTKKVATRAGIYLDGGFGVGKTHLLASLWHAAPGPKAFGTFVEYTNLVGALSFRKTVEALSHYKLVCIDEFELDDPGDTVLMSRLMRELADAGVKLAATSNTLPGSLGDGRFAAVDFAREIQVLADQFDVIRIDGEDFRHRGLPAAPAPLKNSQLAAQMRAEFDGKTVAEDEFSSLIGHLAGVHPSRYRQLIDGIDGVVWRNVETITEQAVALRFVVLADRLYDKDVPILASGVPFDKLFTDEMMHGGYTKKYFRAVSRLTALAREGQNHEPS; this comes from the coding sequence TTGGTACAGATCGAACAGCTTGCCGCCCGAACACCGGCGGTTTCGGTGGATGAACTCCTCAAAGGTTTCTATCCGTCCCCACGGTTCGGCCAGGTCTCTTTTGCAAGCTACCGGCCGGACCTGAACCAGCCGTCCCAGGCGGCGGCGGTCAAGGCGCTGGAAGGGTTCGCCGGGGGAGTTGGAGCCGGCGACGGCGACGGCCTGTTCAAGAAGCTCTTCACCAAGAAGGTCGCTACCAGGGCGGGGATCTATCTCGACGGAGGATTCGGCGTCGGCAAAACCCACCTGCTGGCCTCGCTGTGGCATGCCGCCCCGGGCCCCAAGGCCTTCGGTACGTTTGTGGAATACACCAACCTCGTGGGGGCCCTTTCGTTCCGCAAAACCGTCGAGGCGCTGAGCCACTACAAGCTGGTGTGCATCGATGAGTTCGAGCTGGATGATCCGGGTGACACCGTGCTGATGTCCCGTTTGATGCGTGAACTGGCCGACGCCGGCGTGAAGCTGGCTGCCACGTCCAACACCCTGCCGGGTTCGCTGGGCGACGGCCGCTTTGCCGCCGTCGACTTTGCCCGTGAAATCCAGGTCCTGGCGGACCAGTTCGACGTCATCAGGATCGACGGCGAGGACTTCCGCCACCGTGGGTTGCCCGCCGCCCCGGCACCACTGAAGAACAGCCAGCTCGCCGCGCAGATGAGGGCTGAGTTCGACGGCAAGACCGTGGCAGAGGACGAATTCAGTTCACTGATCGGCCACCTGGCCGGTGTCCACCCGAGCCGCTACCGGCAGCTCATCGACGGCATCGACGGCGTGGTGTGGCGCAACGTGGAGACGATCACCGAACAGGCCGTGGCGCTTCGGTTTGTTGTGTTGGCGGACCGCCTGTACGACAAGGATGTGCCCATCCTGGCCAGCGGCGTCCCGTTCGACAAGCTCTTCACGGACGAGATGATGCACGGCGGGTACACGAAGAAGTATTTCCGTGCTGTGTCCCGCCTGACGGCGCTGGCCCGCGAGGGCCAGAACCACGAGCCGTCCTAG
- a CDS encoding SufE family protein — translation MSTHDLPAALAEIVDDFQALTEPDRLQLLLEFSRELPELPDRLKDHPELLEQVVECQSPLFLAIETERNDAGPADAVRLYFKAPPEAPTTRGFAGVLHEGLDGLSAAEILAVPDDMPELLGLTRAITPLRMRGMTAMLGRIKRKVAATSRSAS, via the coding sequence ATGAGTACACATGACCTGCCTGCCGCCTTGGCGGAAATCGTGGATGACTTCCAGGCCCTGACCGAACCCGATCGGCTTCAGTTGCTGCTTGAGTTCTCGCGCGAACTGCCGGAGTTGCCTGACCGGCTGAAGGACCACCCCGAGCTCCTGGAGCAGGTGGTGGAATGCCAGTCGCCGCTGTTCCTGGCCATCGAGACGGAAAGGAACGACGCCGGACCTGCCGACGCCGTTCGGCTCTACTTCAAAGCGCCACCGGAAGCCCCCACCACGCGGGGTTTCGCCGGTGTGCTCCACGAGGGCCTCGACGGACTCAGCGCCGCTGAAATCCTGGCGGTGCCGGACGACATGCCAGAGCTGCTGGGGTTGACGCGGGCCATCACACCCTTGCGGATGCGCGGCATGACGGCGATGCTGGGACGGATCAAGCGCAAGGTCGCCGCAACGTCCCGGTCCGCGTCCTGA